A single region of the Ascaphus truei isolate aAscTru1 chromosome 6, aAscTru1.hap1, whole genome shotgun sequence genome encodes:
- the LOC142497028 gene encoding uncharacterized protein LOC142497028: protein MLVKMAALALVVCVITGTKADVSTDQVASAFWHYITQLTSNAQEAVGQIQQSDINKKLNVLIQDNLKNVDLYAGDLQSQLIPFAKQIHEQLTQDSEKLRKQIRQELEELQVKLSPYADEVHKQLSRNVEELQLKLTPYAEELRTQVEKNTQAVSQQLSSVAQKVDAKLRENTGNLQASLAPYSQELQDKIDESVEQLKKQLAPYTDELKEKIEQRVQELRKNLAPYAEEAQEDLGRMMEGMAFHMRKSADEMKSKITENAELLREQLTPFAVELREKINGNAKDAKQALEPYLSELGQRMEQKITEFKDTVTPYGDALNKAVVQRAEDMRQKLGPYSVGMQDQLEFLEKDIRDKINVFISGGVPAVN, encoded by the exons ATGTTGGTGAAGATGGCAGCCCTGGCACTGGTTGTCTGTGTCATCACAG GCACTAAGGCCGATGTCAGCACTGACCAGGTGGCCAGCGCCTTCTGGCACTACATCACCCAGCTGACCAGCAATGCCCAGGAGGCCGTGGGTCAGATCCAGCAGTCCGACATCAACAAGAAGCTCAA TGTTCTCATCCAGGACAACCTGAAAAACGTGGACCTGTATGCGGGAGACCTGCAGAGCCAACTCATCCCCTTTGCCAAGCAGATCCATGAGCAGCTGACACAGGACTCGGAGAAGCTCCGAAAACAGATCCGCCAGGAGCTGGAGGAGCTCCAGGTCAAACTGTCCCCATATGCGGACGAGGTGCACAAACAGCTGAGCCGGAAcgtggaggagctgcagctgaAGCTGACGCCCTATGCGGAGGAGCTCCGGACACAGGTGGAGAAGAACACACAGGCCGTCAGCCAGCAGCTGAGCTCCGTGGCCCAGAAGGTGGACGCGAAGCTCAGGGAGAACACGGGTAACTTGCAGGCATCGCTGGCCCCGTACTCCCAGGAGCTGCAAGATAAGATAGATGAGAGCGTGGAACAACTAAAGAAGCAGCTCGCCCCCTACACCGATGAGCTGAAGGAAAAGATAGAGCAGCGAGTGCAGGAGCTACGTAAGAACCTGGCCCCCTACGCAGAAGAGGCACAGGAGGATCTGGGCAGGATGATGGAGGGAATGGCTTTCCACATGAGGAAGAGCGCCGATGAGATGAAGAGCAAGATTACGGAGAACGCAGAGCTGCTGAGGGAGCAGCTGACCCCCTTTGCAGTGGAGCTGAGGGAGAAGATAAACGGGAACGCCAAGGATGCCAAGCAGGCGCTGGAGCCCTACCTGAGCGAGCTGGGCCAGCGCATGGAACAGAAGATCACAGAGTTTAAGGACACAGTGACCCCCTACGGCGACGCTCTCAACAAGGCCGTGGTGCAGAGGGCGGAGGACATGAGGCAGAAGCTTGGGCCGTACTCCGTAGGGATGCAGGACCAGCTGGAGTTCCTGGAGAAGGACATTCGGGACAAGATCAACGTCTTCATCAGCGGGGGCGTCCCTGCCGTGAACTAA